The Neovison vison isolate M4711 chromosome 10, ASM_NN_V1, whole genome shotgun sequence genome has a segment encoding these proteins:
- the LOC122918814 gene encoding prolargin isoform X1, whose protein sequence is MLLVTKAGKGNGEARSQAWGASLKQHFPSRETSGLSPAPRCFTWTMRSSLYWLLPLLLLLASVAQGQLTRRPRPRPRPRPRLRPTPSLPPPHEPSEPTDLPPPLPPGPPSIFPDCPRECYCPPDFPSALYCDSRNLRKVPVIPPRIHYLYLQNNFITELPVESFQNATGLRWINLDNNRIRKIDQKVLEKLPSLIFLYMEKNQLEEVPSALPRHLEQLRLSQNQISRIPPGVFSKLDSLLLLDLQHNKLSDGVFKPDTFQGLKNLMQLNLAHNILRKMPPKVPTAIHQLYLDSNRIETIPNGYFKGFPNLAFIRLNYNRLSDRGLPKNSFNISNLLVLHLSHNKISSVPAINNKLEHLYLNNNSIEKINGTQICPNNLVAFHDFSSDLENVPHLRYLRLDGNHLKPPIPLDLMMCFRLLQSVVI, encoded by the exons ATGCTTCTGGTGACAAAGGCAGGGAAAGGAAATGGGGAAGCCCGAAGCCAGGCCTGGGGAGCCTCCCTGAAGCAGCACTTCCCATCCCGAGAGACCTCTGGCTTATCTCCGGCTCCCAG GTGCTTCACCTGGACCATGAGGTCATCCCTCTACTGGCTCCTCCCACTTCTCCTCCTCTTGGCCTCTGTGGCCCAAGGCCAGCTCACAAGGCGACCAagacccaggcccaggcccagaccCAGACTCAGGCCCACACCCAGCCTTCCTCCGCCCCATGAGCCATCGGAGCCTACAgacctgccccctcctctcccaccagGCCCCCCCTCTATCTTCCCTGACTGCCCCCGGGAATGCTACTGCCCCCCGGATTTCCCGTCCGCCCTCTACTGTGACAGCCGCAACCTCCGGAAGGTCCCTGTCATCCCCCCCCGCATCCATTACCTCTACCTGCAGAACAACTTCATAACGGAGCTCCCCGTGGAGTCCTTCCAGAATGCCACCGGCCTGAGGTGGATCAACCTGGATAACAACCGGATTCGCAAGATAGACCAGAAGGTTCTGGAGAAACTGCCCAGTCTGATATTCCTCTACATGGAGAAGAACCAGCTCGAAGAGGTGCCCTCGGCTCTGCCCCGGCACCTGGAGCAGTTAAGGCTCAGCCAGAACCAGATCTCCAGAATCCCGCCTGGCGTCTTCAGCAAGCTGGACAGCTTGCTGCTCCTGGATCTCCAGCACAACAAGCTAAGCGACGGTGTCTTCAAGCCCGACACCTTCCAGGGCCTCAAGAACCTCATGCAGCTCAACCTGGCCCACAATATCCTGAGGAAGATGCCCCCCAAGGTGCCCACGGCCATTCATCAGCTCTATCTGGACAGCAACAGGATCGAGACCATCCCGAACGGCTACTTCAAGGGTTTCCCCAACCTTGCCTTCATTCGCCTGAACTACAACAGGCTGTCAGACCGGGGGCTCCCCAAGAACTCCTTCAACATCTCCAACCTGCTCGTGCTCCATCTGTCCCACAATAAGATCAGCAGTGTGCCCGCCATCAACAACAAGCTGGAGCACCTGTACCTCAACAACAACAGCATAGaga AGATCAATGGGACCCAGATTTGCCCCAACAATCTAGTTGCCTTCCATGACTTCTCCTCGGATCTGGAGAACGTGCCACACCTCCGCTACCTGCGGCTGGACGGGAACCATCTGAAGCCACCTATCCCACTGGACCTCATGATGTGCTTCCGTCTGCTGCAGTCCGTGGTCATTTAG
- the LOC122918814 gene encoding prolargin isoform X3: MAHPHQSRCFTWTMRSSLYWLLPLLLLLASVAQGQLTRRPRPRPRPRPRLRPTPSLPPPHEPSEPTDLPPPLPPGPPSIFPDCPRECYCPPDFPSALYCDSRNLRKVPVIPPRIHYLYLQNNFITELPVESFQNATGLRWINLDNNRIRKIDQKVLEKLPSLIFLYMEKNQLEEVPSALPRHLEQLRLSQNQISRIPPGVFSKLDSLLLLDLQHNKLSDGVFKPDTFQGLKNLMQLNLAHNILRKMPPKVPTAIHQLYLDSNRIETIPNGYFKGFPNLAFIRLNYNRLSDRGLPKNSFNISNLLVLHLSHNKISSVPAINNKLEHLYLNNNSIEKINGTQICPNNLVAFHDFSSDLENVPHLRYLRLDGNHLKPPIPLDLMMCFRLLQSVVI; the protein is encoded by the exons ATGGCTCACCCTCACCAGAGCAG GTGCTTCACCTGGACCATGAGGTCATCCCTCTACTGGCTCCTCCCACTTCTCCTCCTCTTGGCCTCTGTGGCCCAAGGCCAGCTCACAAGGCGACCAagacccaggcccaggcccagaccCAGACTCAGGCCCACACCCAGCCTTCCTCCGCCCCATGAGCCATCGGAGCCTACAgacctgccccctcctctcccaccagGCCCCCCCTCTATCTTCCCTGACTGCCCCCGGGAATGCTACTGCCCCCCGGATTTCCCGTCCGCCCTCTACTGTGACAGCCGCAACCTCCGGAAGGTCCCTGTCATCCCCCCCCGCATCCATTACCTCTACCTGCAGAACAACTTCATAACGGAGCTCCCCGTGGAGTCCTTCCAGAATGCCACCGGCCTGAGGTGGATCAACCTGGATAACAACCGGATTCGCAAGATAGACCAGAAGGTTCTGGAGAAACTGCCCAGTCTGATATTCCTCTACATGGAGAAGAACCAGCTCGAAGAGGTGCCCTCGGCTCTGCCCCGGCACCTGGAGCAGTTAAGGCTCAGCCAGAACCAGATCTCCAGAATCCCGCCTGGCGTCTTCAGCAAGCTGGACAGCTTGCTGCTCCTGGATCTCCAGCACAACAAGCTAAGCGACGGTGTCTTCAAGCCCGACACCTTCCAGGGCCTCAAGAACCTCATGCAGCTCAACCTGGCCCACAATATCCTGAGGAAGATGCCCCCCAAGGTGCCCACGGCCATTCATCAGCTCTATCTGGACAGCAACAGGATCGAGACCATCCCGAACGGCTACTTCAAGGGTTTCCCCAACCTTGCCTTCATTCGCCTGAACTACAACAGGCTGTCAGACCGGGGGCTCCCCAAGAACTCCTTCAACATCTCCAACCTGCTCGTGCTCCATCTGTCCCACAATAAGATCAGCAGTGTGCCCGCCATCAACAACAAGCTGGAGCACCTGTACCTCAACAACAACAGCATAGaga AGATCAATGGGACCCAGATTTGCCCCAACAATCTAGTTGCCTTCCATGACTTCTCCTCGGATCTGGAGAACGTGCCACACCTCCGCTACCTGCGGCTGGACGGGAACCATCTGAAGCCACCTATCCCACTGGACCTCATGATGTGCTTCCGTCTGCTGCAGTCCGTGGTCATTTAG
- the LOC122918814 gene encoding prolargin isoform X2, producing MRSSLYWLLPLLLLLASVAQGQLTRRPRPRPRPRPRLRPTPSLPPPHEPSEPTDLPPPLPPGPPSIFPDCPRECYCPPDFPSALYCDSRNLRKVPVIPPRIHYLYLQNNFITELPVESFQNATGLRWINLDNNRIRKIDQKVLEKLPSLIFLYMEKNQLEEVPSALPRHLEQLRLSQNQISRIPPGVFSKLDSLLLLDLQHNKLSDGVFKPDTFQGLKNLMQLNLAHNILRKMPPKVPTAIHQLYLDSNRIETIPNGYFKGFPNLAFIRLNYNRLSDRGLPKNSFNISNLLVLHLSHNKISSVPAINNKLEHLYLNNNSIEKINGTQICPNNLVAFHDFSSDLENVPHLRYLRLDGNHLKPPIPLDLMMCFRLLQSVVI from the exons ATGAGGTCATCCCTCTACTGGCTCCTCCCACTTCTCCTCCTCTTGGCCTCTGTGGCCCAAGGCCAGCTCACAAGGCGACCAagacccaggcccaggcccagaccCAGACTCAGGCCCACACCCAGCCTTCCTCCGCCCCATGAGCCATCGGAGCCTACAgacctgccccctcctctcccaccagGCCCCCCCTCTATCTTCCCTGACTGCCCCCGGGAATGCTACTGCCCCCCGGATTTCCCGTCCGCCCTCTACTGTGACAGCCGCAACCTCCGGAAGGTCCCTGTCATCCCCCCCCGCATCCATTACCTCTACCTGCAGAACAACTTCATAACGGAGCTCCCCGTGGAGTCCTTCCAGAATGCCACCGGCCTGAGGTGGATCAACCTGGATAACAACCGGATTCGCAAGATAGACCAGAAGGTTCTGGAGAAACTGCCCAGTCTGATATTCCTCTACATGGAGAAGAACCAGCTCGAAGAGGTGCCCTCGGCTCTGCCCCGGCACCTGGAGCAGTTAAGGCTCAGCCAGAACCAGATCTCCAGAATCCCGCCTGGCGTCTTCAGCAAGCTGGACAGCTTGCTGCTCCTGGATCTCCAGCACAACAAGCTAAGCGACGGTGTCTTCAAGCCCGACACCTTCCAGGGCCTCAAGAACCTCATGCAGCTCAACCTGGCCCACAATATCCTGAGGAAGATGCCCCCCAAGGTGCCCACGGCCATTCATCAGCTCTATCTGGACAGCAACAGGATCGAGACCATCCCGAACGGCTACTTCAAGGGTTTCCCCAACCTTGCCTTCATTCGCCTGAACTACAACAGGCTGTCAGACCGGGGGCTCCCCAAGAACTCCTTCAACATCTCCAACCTGCTCGTGCTCCATCTGTCCCACAATAAGATCAGCAGTGTGCCCGCCATCAACAACAAGCTGGAGCACCTGTACCTCAACAACAACAGCATAGaga AGATCAATGGGACCCAGATTTGCCCCAACAATCTAGTTGCCTTCCATGACTTCTCCTCGGATCTGGAGAACGTGCCACACCTCCGCTACCTGCGGCTGGACGGGAACCATCTGAAGCCACCTATCCCACTGGACCTCATGATGTGCTTCCGTCTGCTGCAGTCCGTGGTCATTTAG